ACCACCTCCACGTCAGCTTCGATGTTGACGTCCTCGACCCTTCGGTTGCCCGCGGCGTTGGGACTCCTGTCCCTGGTGGGCTTAGCTACCGCGAAGCCCACCTGCTGATGGAGACAATCGCGGAGCACGGCGGGGCGCAGTCGCTGGACGTTGTGGAGGTGAACCCCATCCTGGACGACCGCAACATGAGCGCCACCGTGGCTGCAGAGATGGTGGCCTCGCTCATGGGGAAGCGCATCCTCTAAGGCGTCAATGAGAGCATTCACGGCAGGCCTCCTTGCAGGATGGGCTGCTGCCTCCCTCTTGGCACATCCCACACACCTCAGAGACAACATCACCAGGGCCGACACCCTATGGATAGAGCTCAGCGCCGATGTTGGCATTGCCATAGCCTGGGACGGACGTGAAGCCCTACAGCAGTACCGAGCCTTGACCCAAGCAGAAGGCTCCCCCGTTGCTTTCCCCCCGAGTGAGCTGTTTAGCCTTAGCTTCCGCATCCCCATAGACTCCCTCTGGCGACTTCGGCTCACTGCTGGCTCTACCCAGCTCCTGGCCGACCACACTTACCGGCAGTGGCTAGAAGAGGAGTATCGTCGGGGCGAGCGTGTGGTCCGCGCACTCCTACGGTTGCACAGCCTTCCGGTATGGGTAGGACCAGAGTGGCAGCCCATCAGGAGCCAATTCCGGACTTACCTGCATGCGGCCGCCGGGATTGTTGTCTGGCACTTCCTCTGGCAAGAGCACATCACGACCTCGATCCCTGGCGACCCACGCCACGGAGGACTCTACCGCAACCAGCGTCTTCTCCGCCCAAGCGTACGGGTGCTGGCTGGAACAGCTCTCAGCTTCGATGCTGCGGCCCGAGGCTCGCTGCTGGAGGGTATACGAGTGGAGGCAGCTTACTGCTTCCTGCCTCTCCGAGACGCACTTCTGGAGCCAGTTGCGGCCCAATTTCCCGGCTCTACTCTCGAGACCGGTCGGCCACTCCCTCTCAGCGGGAGTACGCTCACCCTCTGTGCCTCCATAGCTTTGCAAATCCCCTTCGTCCTCCGCTGAATGAGTCCCCATCAGGGCCACGCGCACTCTGCACGTGTTCCGCTTAACTTTGTAGGCAAAACCTGCATTGTAGGCTCAACCGCGAACAGCGACGATGCTCCACGTCACACTTACAGCACGCCACTTCAAAGCACCGGAGGAACTCCACGAGACCGTCGAACGTGAGCTGCAGAAGCTGACTCGCTTCTACCCTGCGCTCCTGCGAGCTCACGTCGTACTGGGAGAGGAACGAGGTTTTAAGCACGTGGAAGTTCATCTCAACGCCGACGGGCATGACATCGTCGTCAAGGAAAAAGGCGACTCCTACATTGCTGCCCTCAACC
This Candidatus Kapaibacterium sp. DNA region includes the following protein-coding sequences:
- the raiA gene encoding ribosome-associated translation inhibitor RaiA — its product is MLHVTLTARHFKAPEELHETVERELQKLTRFYPALLRAHVVLGEERGFKHVEVHLNADGHDIVVKEKGDSYIAALNQAVDVLVRQLRKLKTRREAR